One window of the Sebastes umbrosus isolate fSebUmb1 chromosome 1, fSebUmb1.pri, whole genome shotgun sequence genome contains the following:
- the polr2j gene encoding DNA-directed RNA polymerase II subunit RPB11-a yields MNAPPAFESFLLFEGEKKISISKDTKVPNACLFTLNKEDHTLGNIIRAQLLKDPQVLFAGYKVPHPLEHKIVIRVQTTPDYSPQEAFTNAITDLISELSLLEERFRVAIKDKQEGIE; encoded by the exons ATGAACGCTCCTCCCGCCTTCGAGTCGTTCCTGCTGTttgaaggagagaagaagatcAGCATCAGCAAAGACACCAAAGTGCCCAACGCCTGTTTGTTCACGCTGAACAAGGAGGACCACACGCTGGGCAACATCATCCGAGC tcagctGCTGAAGGATCCTCAAGTTCTGTTTGCTGGTTATAAAGTTCCTCATCCTCTGGAACACAAGATCGTCATCAGAGTGCAGACCACACCCGACTACAGTCCACAG gaaGCGTTTACGAATGCCATCACTGATCTCATCAGCGAGCTCTCTCTGCTGGAAGAACGCTTCAGAGTCGCCATCAAGGACAAACAGGAAGGGATCGAGTAA